A stretch of the Arachis stenosperma cultivar V10309 chromosome 6, arast.V10309.gnm1.PFL2, whole genome shotgun sequence genome encodes the following:
- the LOC130934382 gene encoding uncharacterized protein LOC130934382, which yields MMLREEELLKVFEGLKLGVREESGTLCLSRLQISSDFKSKIEKAQQDEEELQKVWLAIKQGKRWRVSWDDDRIWRFKGRICVLDIGTLRKDILKKANKSGFSIHLKSTKMYQDLKAMFWWPGMKNDVVLHISKCLTCQKVKIEHQKPSGTLQQRFLNGNGRAS from the coding sequence ATGATGCTACGAGAGGAAGAATTGCTAAAGGTGTTCGAAGGTCTGAAATTGGGGGTTAGAGAGGAGTCTGGTACTTTATGTTTAAGCCGACTGCAAATTTCAAGTGATTTTAAATCTAAGATCGAAAAAGCTCAACAAGACGAAGAGGAATTGCAGAAGGTGTGGCTGGCAATTAAGCAAGGGAAGCGATGGAGAGTATCTTGGGACGATGACAGgatatggagattcaagggtaggatctgTGTGCTGGACATTGGAACCCTACGGAAGGATATCTTGAAAAAAGCGAACAAAAGTGGATTCTCTATTCATTTAAAAAGCACTAAGATGTACCAGGATCTCAAGGCAATGTTCTGGTGGCCGGGAATGAAGAATGACGTAGTGTTACATATATCTAAGTGCCTGACCTGTCAGAAAGTCAAGATTGAACATCAGAAACCATCAGGAACCCTTCAACAGAGATTCCTCAATGGAAATGGGAGAGCATCGtga